A single window of Acinetobacter wuhouensis DNA harbors:
- the accD gene encoding acetyl-CoA carboxylase, carboxyltransferase subunit beta — MNQEVKSGKILSATTPWTDRTVPGIHMPDQQQTLKATFTEPTIECPECHALVTRTAMSFNAYVCPSCDEHLKMKARDRLNWFFDNVSSELGQQFLAKDPLKFVDSRPYPERMKEAQEKTGETEALVVMQGQVKNISMVACAFEFDFMGGSMGTVVGDRFVQAAEKAIKDKQPLICFAASGGARMQEGMLSLMQMARTSAAIQKMKDAHLPYIVVLTHPVYGGVTASLAMLGDVHIAEPKAMIGFAGKRVIEQTVREKLEEPFQRAEFLLDHGVVDQIVHRHALRDTVYRIVAKLMNLP, encoded by the coding sequence ATGAATCAAGAAGTGAAATCAGGGAAAATCCTCAGCGCAACCACGCCGTGGACAGATCGCACAGTTCCAGGCATTCATATGCCTGACCAACAACAGACACTTAAAGCGACGTTTACTGAACCGACCATTGAGTGCCCTGAATGTCATGCACTCGTGACGCGTACTGCGATGTCTTTCAATGCCTATGTTTGTCCATCATGTGATGAACATTTGAAAATGAAAGCACGTGATCGTTTAAATTGGTTCTTTGACAATGTTAGTTCTGAATTGGGTCAACAGTTTTTAGCTAAAGATCCATTAAAGTTTGTCGACAGCCGACCTTATCCAGAGCGTATGAAAGAAGCGCAGGAAAAAACAGGTGAAACTGAAGCACTTGTCGTGATGCAAGGACAGGTTAAAAATATTTCTATGGTTGCATGTGCCTTTGAATTTGACTTCATGGGCGGTTCTATGGGTACTGTAGTTGGTGACCGTTTTGTCCAAGCTGCGGAAAAAGCCATTAAAGACAAGCAACCTTTAATTTGTTTTGCTGCTTCTGGCGGTGCACGTATGCAAGAAGGCATGTTGTCTTTGATGCAAATGGCACGTACTTCTGCCGCGATTCAAAAAATGAAAGATGCACATTTACCTTATATCGTGGTGTTAACTCATCCTGTGTACGGTGGTGTAACCGCATCATTGGCAATGCTCGGTGATGTACATATTGCAGAACCTAAAGCAATGATCGGTTTCGCAGGTAAGCGCGTGATCGAACAAACTGTACGTGAAAAACTGGAAGAACCGTTCCAACGTGCAGAATTCTTGCTTGATCATGGTGTAGTCGATCAAATTGTCCATCGTCATGCATTACGTGATACTGTATATCGTATTGTAGCGAAACTGATGAATTTGCCTTGA
- the trpA gene encoding tryptophan synthase subunit alpha — MSRLATRFAQLKSQQRKALVSYVMAGDPQPHVTVPLLHQMVEAGVDVVELGLPFSDPMADGPVIALAAERALAAGTNTLDALNMVKEFRQKDTTTPVVLMGYLNPVEVIGYEKFVAYANDCGVDGVLLVDLPPEEAKDLDAVLQKYDMNQIFLLAPTSTDERIQHVVNQASGFIYYVSLKGVTGAATLDTTEVAARIEKIKQVTDIPVGVGFGISDAASAKAVGQVADAVIVGSAFVKPFANLAPEQAAEAAVNKVKELRAALDELV; from the coding sequence ATGTCACGTTTAGCCACTCGTTTTGCACAGCTTAAATCTCAACAGCGTAAGGCTTTGGTTTCTTATGTTATGGCGGGTGATCCTCAACCACATGTAACTGTACCGTTGTTACATCAAATGGTTGAAGCGGGCGTTGACGTTGTAGAACTTGGATTACCATTTTCCGATCCAATGGCAGATGGTCCAGTGATTGCACTTGCAGCAGAGCGTGCGCTCGCAGCAGGTACCAATACACTTGATGCTTTGAATATGGTCAAAGAATTTCGTCAAAAAGATACCACAACACCTGTTGTTTTAATGGGCTATTTAAATCCTGTTGAAGTGATTGGTTATGAAAAGTTTGTGGCTTATGCGAATGACTGTGGTGTGGATGGTGTACTTCTTGTGGATTTACCACCAGAAGAAGCAAAAGATTTAGATGCAGTCTTACAAAAGTACGATATGAATCAAATTTTCTTGCTTGCACCAACATCGACTGATGAGCGTATTCAACATGTGGTGAATCAAGCCAGTGGTTTTATTTACTATGTGTCATTAAAAGGTGTAACCGGTGCAGCAACATTGGATACCACTGAAGTGGCAGCACGTATTGAAAAAATCAAACAAGTGACAGATATTCCTGTCGGTGTTGGTTTTGGAATCAGTGATGCGGCTTCTGCAAAAGCAGTGGGTCAAGTTGCCGATGCTGTGATTGTCGGTAGTGCTTTTGTCAAACCATTTGCAAATCTTGCACCAGAACAAGCCGCTGAAGCCGCGGTGAATAAAGTCAAGGAGCTTCGAGCAGCGCTCGATGAGTTAGTATGA
- a CDS encoding AraC family transcriptional regulator, producing MQDLQIPNGYFHLWQMFVSERGMEIVTLDFLNVDEKTRLLEILSLPIDTQSSYLFFHQLMEKTKQALDCPQLVFEIAEYVRPQHFGVLGYMASRSTTVAEALQNVLRFSRLVIDGDEIIPMQMVQQGTDVHLIWPFHHERYILINEFTNALMMHLARKIVPADQFPLLSVHFAHPPQKAIYHYQKFYNCEVLFNQPEYRFVLGLEGLNLKIQQADPSLMQLLVRQAEEAIASKQKYETLVDKLHLIVAEYLKLKEQAPKIEDIAQELHISTRTLQRQLSELDSSFKKIVEVERMKRCEQLLESHVQLTDIAMRLGYSDQSALARAYKAFSGQTLLQKKQQLK from the coding sequence ATGCAAGATTTACAGATTCCGAATGGTTATTTTCATCTTTGGCAGATGTTTGTGTCTGAACGAGGAATGGAAATCGTGACACTTGATTTTCTCAATGTTGATGAAAAAACACGCTTACTTGAAATTTTATCCCTGCCTATAGATACCCAATCTTCTTATTTATTCTTCCATCAGCTGATGGAAAAGACCAAACAGGCTTTGGATTGTCCACAATTGGTTTTTGAAATTGCGGAATATGTACGCCCTCAGCATTTTGGTGTGTTGGGCTATATGGCTTCGCGGAGTACGACTGTTGCTGAAGCACTGCAAAATGTGTTGCGATTTAGCCGTTTAGTGATCGATGGGGATGAAATTATTCCGATGCAAATGGTGCAACAAGGGACAGATGTTCACTTGATTTGGCCTTTTCATCATGAACGCTATATTTTAATCAATGAGTTTACCAATGCGTTGATGATGCATTTGGCACGTAAAATTGTTCCCGCAGATCAATTTCCATTGTTGAGTGTGCATTTTGCGCATCCACCGCAAAAGGCGATTTACCATTATCAAAAGTTTTACAATTGTGAGGTGTTGTTTAATCAGCCTGAGTATCGTTTTGTTTTGGGTTTAGAGGGCTTAAATCTTAAAATCCAGCAAGCGGATCCGTCTTTGATGCAACTTCTGGTGAGACAAGCTGAGGAAGCGATTGCATCTAAGCAAAAGTATGAAACATTGGTCGATAAGTTACATTTGATTGTGGCTGAATATTTAAAACTCAAAGAACAGGCGCCGAAAATTGAAGATATTGCACAGGAATTACATATTTCAACCCGTACTTTACAGCGTCAATTAAGTGAATTAGACAGCTCATTTAAAAAGATTGTTGAAGTTGAAAGGATGAAGCGTTGTGAGCAGTTATTGGAAAGTCATGTGCAATTGACTGATATTGCGATGCGGTTGGGGTATTCGGATCAGTCTGCTTTGGCGAGAGCGTATAAAGCGTTTAGTGGGCAGACTTTGTTGCAGAAAAAACAGCAGTTGAAATAA
- a CDS encoding metal-dependent hydrolase — protein MNALVKYQVDPVVRTKLNFKLEEVPRFWFGGDPFRTRLFDALSLTFPDGERYFIESVRLFRDKITDPDLQQRVADFIRQEAQHGIAHDKMNQVMKDQGMPVDQFITFLHKIFKFELTQRSPQYNIAMTAAAEHLTALMADTFYSKKETLAEAHPYVRALLAWHSIEEMEHRDVAFDVMKQVGEVPENLRKFTLAFTTFMMINFTLYRANVMLRHDGFSRIERLKMAAKGLPWFFGQKGIFSAMKTEYMDWFKKDFHPSQHPIIRQYQVWVDTMAETNDPIQAGEAFWQAGL, from the coding sequence ATGAATGCATTAGTGAAATATCAAGTTGATCCTGTGGTTCGCACCAAGCTCAACTTTAAACTAGAAGAAGTACCACGCTTCTGGTTCGGTGGTGATCCATTCCGTACTCGATTATTTGACGCACTCAGCCTGACCTTTCCAGATGGTGAGCGTTACTTTATCGAAAGTGTGCGTTTATTTCGTGACAAAATCACTGATCCTGATTTGCAACAACGTGTTGCCGATTTTATTCGTCAAGAAGCACAGCATGGCATTGCCCATGACAAAATGAATCAAGTCATGAAAGACCAAGGCATGCCTGTTGATCAATTCATTACTTTTTTACATAAAATTTTTAAATTTGAACTGACGCAACGTTCGCCACAATACAACATTGCCATGACTGCTGCGGCTGAACATTTGACTGCATTAATGGCAGATACTTTTTACAGTAAAAAAGAAACCTTAGCTGAAGCCCATCCTTATGTCCGTGCGCTACTCGCTTGGCATTCTATTGAAGAAATGGAACATCGTGATGTGGCATTTGATGTGATGAAACAAGTCGGTGAAGTTCCGGAAAATTTAAGAAAGTTCACCTTGGCTTTTACCACATTTATGATGATTAATTTCACACTCTACCGTGCCAATGTCATGTTAAGGCATGATGGTTTTAGTCGTATAGAACGCTTGAAAATGGCAGCCAAAGGCTTGCCGTGGTTCTTTGGCCAGAAAGGGATTTTTTCTGCCATGAAAACTGAATATATGGATTGGTTTAAAAAAGATTTTCATCCAAGTCAGCACCCTATTATCCGTCAATACCAAGTTTGGGTGGATACCATGGCAGAAACCAATGATCCAATCCAAGCGGGTGAAGCATTTTGGCAAGCAGGTTTATAA
- a CDS encoding metal-dependent hydrolase: protein MNAYVKGKNEQHQVDPVVRSNLDFKLNEVPRFWFNNDPFRTRMFDALSLTFPVGERYFIQSVRALRDKITDADLQQSVSDFIKQEAQHGIAHDKMNEEMQRQGMPVDQFVKFMSAHFDHILKNRSKQYNIAMTAAAEHLTALMAETFYSKKETLAEVHPFVRALFAWHAIEEMEHRDVAFDVMQEVGEVPEYLRKFALAFTTVLMFGFTFYRTNVMLGYDGFTRLQRAKMAIKGLPWFFGKDGKLSAMREQYMDWFKPDFHPSQHPVIRQYKVWVDTLAETDDPIAAGEAFWKAAL, encoded by the coding sequence ATGAATGCATATGTAAAAGGAAAAAATGAACAACATCAGGTTGATCCTGTTGTTCGTAGCAACCTCGATTTTAAATTAAATGAAGTGCCCCGCTTTTGGTTCAATAATGATCCATTCCGCACTCGAATGTTTGATGCTCTAAGCCTGACCTTTCCCGTCGGTGAGCGCTATTTCATTCAAAGTGTTCGTGCGCTTCGTGACAAAATTACCGATGCTGACTTACAACAGAGTGTTTCAGATTTTATTAAACAAGAAGCGCAACACGGTATTGCCCATGACAAAATGAATGAGGAAATGCAACGCCAAGGCATGCCTGTTGATCAATTTGTTAAATTCATGAGTGCTCATTTTGATCATATTTTAAAAAATCGATCTAAGCAGTACAACATCGCCATGACCGCTGCAGCTGAACATTTAACAGCGCTGATGGCTGAAACCTTTTACAGTAAAAAAGAAACTTTAGCGGAAGTCCATCCCTTTGTTCGCGCGTTGTTTGCTTGGCATGCCATTGAAGAAATGGAACATCGTGATGTCGCTTTTGATGTCATGCAAGAAGTTGGTGAAGTACCTGAATATTTAAGAAAGTTTGCCTTGGCATTTACCACGGTACTGATGTTTGGTTTTACCTTTTATCGTACCAATGTCATGCTAGGCTATGACGGTTTTACTCGCTTACAACGTGCAAAAATGGCAATAAAAGGTTTACCTTGGTTCTTTGGCAAAGACGGAAAATTATCCGCTATGCGTGAGCAATATATGGATTGGTTCAAACCTGACTTTCACCCGAGCCAGCATCCTGTCATTCGCCAGTATAAAGTTTGGGTGGACACTTTGGCAGAAACCGATGACCCGATCGCAGCAGGTGAAGCGTTTTGGAAAGCTGCGCTTTAA
- a CDS encoding DUF2804 domain-containing protein, with translation MDLIQSNGQPRYGRFKELPSVIGVDQYIYKTPYGKTLTGWRKQLKYKKFKFCSIQHEHYSIGIAIADIGWAGHGFIYSYNHENNEVLEWNANTVLGRGTVLDEQPQYSHSYFSKSPFEFEIQHANGVRYIQATRHGEVQLKARIFCAGTEPLSLCSPNGINGWTYTQKKTTLAVEGFFINKNKEIIHFNEKTLASLDDTCGFLRPETAWFWLSCNFWDQNGHRIGLNLASGVNESFGNENCLWVNGQLFAIADVLFEKIDNNVWSIRSLDQRLNLTVETGWRRFENLNLRLIGSQFSQWQSRISGSIEMENGEIIQLNHEYGLLEQHYAKW, from the coding sequence ATGGATTTAATACAAAGTAATGGTCAACCACGTTATGGGCGTTTCAAGGAGCTTCCATCTGTGATTGGCGTAGATCAATATATTTATAAAACCCCTTATGGAAAGACCTTAACAGGTTGGCGCAAGCAGCTAAAATATAAGAAATTTAAATTTTGTAGCATTCAGCATGAACATTACTCGATTGGTATCGCTATTGCTGATATTGGTTGGGCAGGGCATGGTTTTATTTATAGCTATAATCATGAAAATAATGAAGTTTTAGAGTGGAATGCCAATACGGTTTTAGGTCGTGGTACAGTTTTGGATGAACAACCACAGTATAGCCATAGTTATTTTAGTAAATCTCCTTTTGAATTTGAAATACAACATGCCAATGGTGTGCGTTATATACAAGCGACACGTCATGGAGAGGTACAACTTAAAGCACGAATTTTTTGTGCAGGCACTGAGCCATTAAGTTTATGTAGTCCAAATGGCATCAATGGTTGGACATATACGCAGAAGAAAACAACATTAGCTGTGGAAGGTTTTTTTATTAATAAAAATAAAGAGATCATTCATTTTAATGAGAAAACTTTAGCTTCATTAGATGATACTTGTGGCTTTTTAAGACCAGAAACGGCATGGTTTTGGTTGTCGTGTAATTTTTGGGATCAAAATGGTCATCGGATTGGGTTAAACCTTGCTTCGGGTGTCAATGAAAGTTTTGGTAATGAAAATTGTCTTTGGGTGAATGGTCAATTGTTTGCAATCGCAGACGTATTATTTGAAAAGATAGACAATAATGTTTGGTCAATTCGCTCTTTGGATCAGCGATTAAATCTAACGGTCGAAACAGGTTGGCGGAGATTTGAAAATTTAAATCTGAGATTAATTGGTAGTCAATTTAGTCAGTGGCAATCACGAATTAGTGGCTCAATAGAGATGGAAAATGGTGAGATTATTCAGTTAAATCATGAGTATGGTTTATTAGAACAACATTATGCCAAGTGGTAA
- a CDS encoding 3-hydroxyacyl-CoA dehydrogenase NAD-binding domain-containing protein: MSAIQYEKNADGIVILTMDSPNQSANTMNADFQKALTETVEKFKADSGITGVIFRSAKKTFFAGGDLDDLIQARPEDAKEFMAIVELMKKELRYIETLGVPVVAALNGTALGGGWEIALGCHARIALNDPKSKFGLPEVTLGLLPGGGGIVRMVRLLGLQNAFPFLMEGKQFGVDKAKSLGLIHDTADSIDELMEKSIAWVKANPKSQQPFDVKGYKIPGGDPKTPAVAQILAIAPAMLRDKTKGCYPAPEAIMAAAVEGAQVDVDTALTIESRYFTYLATGQVAKNMIGTFWHGLNAIKAGASRPKDVAKWQASKVGVLGAGMMGAGIAYSTASKGIAVVLKDVSVENAEKGKAYSQKLLDKKVSQGRMTAEKRDQVLSLITATADAADLKGCDLIIEAVFENQELKAKVTQEAEAFLADGGVFASNTSTLPITGLAKASKDDKNFIGLHFFSPVDKMPLVEIIKGQNTSAETLAKAYDYVQQIGKTPIVVNDSRGFFTSRVFGTFVNEGLRLLAEGVHPARIEMAALKAGMPVGPLAIQDEVALTLSEHVTNETRKALQAEGKDLPHSPAEDVLKTMIHEFGRKGKAAGSGFYDYPEGGKKHLWDGLSHWKQDVDISEQEMIDRILFVQSLDTLRCYEENVLESVVDANIGSIFGIGFAPWTGGAIQFLNQYGLDKALARANELEAKYGERFKAPQKLKDAVSRGKID, translated from the coding sequence GGATGATTTGATTCAGGCTCGCCCTGAAGATGCCAAAGAATTCATGGCAATCGTTGAGCTGATGAAAAAAGAACTGCGTTACATCGAAACTTTAGGTGTGCCTGTGGTTGCAGCATTGAACGGTACAGCGCTTGGCGGTGGTTGGGAAATCGCTCTCGGCTGTCATGCACGTATTGCTTTAAATGATCCAAAGTCTAAATTTGGTTTACCTGAAGTGACTCTAGGTTTACTGCCAGGCGGTGGCGGGATCGTGCGTATGGTACGCCTGTTGGGCTTACAGAACGCATTCCCATTCCTGATGGAAGGCAAGCAGTTCGGTGTTGATAAAGCTAAATCTTTAGGTTTAATCCATGACACGGCTGACTCAATTGACGAATTGATGGAGAAATCAATTGCATGGGTCAAAGCCAATCCAAAATCACAACAACCGTTTGATGTGAAAGGTTATAAAATCCCAGGCGGTGATCCGAAAACCCCTGCGGTGGCTCAGATTCTTGCGATTGCCCCTGCAATGCTGCGTGATAAGACCAAAGGTTGCTACCCTGCACCTGAAGCAATCATGGCTGCTGCGGTTGAAGGTGCTCAGGTCGATGTGGATACAGCACTGACCATTGAATCACGTTATTTCACTTATCTTGCAACAGGACAAGTGGCGAAAAACATGATCGGTACATTCTGGCATGGTCTGAATGCGATTAAAGCAGGTGCAAGCCGTCCGAAAGATGTCGCAAAATGGCAAGCCAGCAAAGTCGGTGTATTGGGCGCAGGTATGATGGGCGCAGGTATTGCCTATTCAACGGCTTCAAAAGGCATTGCTGTTGTACTGAAAGATGTCTCTGTTGAAAATGCAGAAAAAGGCAAAGCATATAGCCAAAAACTTTTGGACAAAAAAGTGTCTCAAGGGCGTATGACGGCTGAGAAACGTGATCAAGTCTTAAGCTTAATCACTGCAACGGCTGATGCTGCTGATCTGAAAGGCTGTGATTTGATTATCGAAGCAGTATTTGAAAATCAGGAACTCAAAGCCAAAGTCACCCAAGAAGCAGAAGCATTCCTTGCTGATGGTGGTGTATTTGCATCAAATACTTCGACATTGCCAATCACAGGTTTAGCAAAAGCCTCTAAAGATGACAAAAACTTCATCGGTTTACACTTCTTCAGCCCTGTCGACAAAATGCCTTTGGTTGAAATCATCAAAGGACAAAATACCTCTGCTGAAACTTTAGCCAAAGCTTACGATTATGTTCAGCAAATTGGTAAAACACCAATCGTGGTGAATGACAGCCGTGGTTTCTTCACCAGCCGTGTATTCGGTACATTTGTGAATGAAGGTCTACGTTTACTTGCAGAAGGCGTACACCCTGCACGTATCGAAATGGCAGCACTTAAAGCGGGTATGCCAGTTGGACCATTGGCAATTCAGGATGAAGTTGCATTGACTTTATCTGAGCATGTGACCAATGAGACTCGCAAGGCTCTGCAAGCTGAAGGTAAAGACTTGCCACATTCTCCAGCTGAAGATGTACTGAAAACCATGATCCATGAATTTGGACGTAAAGGTAAAGCCGCGGGTTCAGGATTCTATGATTATCCAGAAGGTGGTAAAAAACATCTTTGGGATGGTTTGAGCCACTGGAAACAGGATGTTGATATTTCTGAACAGGAAATGATTGACCGTATCTTGTTTGTTCAATCACTCGACACTTTACGTTGTTATGAAGAAAATGTCCTTGAGTCTGTGGTCGATGCCAATATCGGTTCGATCTTCGGGATTGGTTTTGCGCCGTGGACAGGTGGTGCGATTCAGTTCTTAAACCAATATGGTTTAGACAAAGCTTTAGCACGTGCCAATGAGCTTGAAGCCAAATACGGTGAGCGTTTCAAAGCGCCACAAAAGCTGAAAGATGCTGTTTCACGTGGAAAAATTGATTAA